One window of the Archangium primigenium genome contains the following:
- a CDS encoding sensor histidine kinase — translation MQEQESLAARPPHGMGGQASTALGRFLRTHGDAVRAEWASTLSERAPDLALERTLLYDALPGFLARLADATPAPGDGAPEPQPCSDEHALQRLEQGLSLEHVVLEYTLLRRALHRGMLRVGLQPGLDELEWLHEVLDRGLARATALYTHVHERMLEALERVSEATLASEDLDGFLPKLLRVLQDAVPPVDGASILLREGDGLRLRAAVGVGANEALAMGVQLGLDEGVSGHVAHARRPLLVHEAARHPELRSELVRQLGVRAAYSVPLEHEGALVGVAHMCSRTVFDFSPSDQLLFRVILTRATNFIVQAELAGRERQARASAQRSLAQLATLLEASPVGIGLLDRELRVQHVNEALARLNGPPVAEHLGRTLREVAPPWAAELLEPLFHQVLDTGQPVSNHEFSRPPRPGVAASHWLGNYYPVRGGEGAVVGLSCVVVDITRQKEVETALRRSGELREQLIGVVGHDLRNPLSAISASATLLRRDGTLSAASQRGVERIRTSAARMARMLNDLLDFARSTHGGLPVQRERVDLHELCRGALEELQVAHPRRRLELETRGHGGGWWDPDRLVQVVGNLVGNALHHGDPDAAVHVRVQDLGDDVALSVHNEGEPIPAALQATLFQPFRPGTTGKAARRSVGLGLYIVQQVARAHGGAVEVHSAPGEGTTFTVRLPRGTDPAGT, via the coding sequence ATGCAGGAGCAGGAATCATTGGCGGCCCGCCCGCCGCATGGCATGGGCGGCCAGGCAAGCACCGCGCTGGGGCGCTTTCTGCGGACGCACGGGGACGCCGTGCGGGCGGAGTGGGCCTCCACCTTGAGCGAGCGCGCACCGGACCTGGCCCTCGAACGCACGCTCTTGTACGACGCCCTGCCCGGCTTCCTCGCGCGCCTGGCGGACGCGACGCCCGCGCCGGGCGATGGCGCCCCCGAGCCCCAGCCCTGCTCCGACGAGCACGCCCTTCAGCGGCTGGAGCAGGGCCTGAGCCTGGAGCACGTCGTCCTGGAGTACACGCTGCTGCGCCGCGCCCTGCACCGGGGCATGCTGCGCGTGGGGCTCCAGCCCGGCCTGGACGAGTTGGAGTGGCTCCACGAGGTGCTGGACCGGGGGCTGGCGCGGGCCACCGCCCTCTACACCCATGTCCACGAGCGCATGCTCGAGGCGCTCGAGCGCGTGTCCGAGGCCACCCTGGCGAGCGAGGACCTCGACGGCTTCCTCCCCAAGTTGCTGCGGGTGCTCCAGGACGCGGTGCCGCCGGTGGACGGCGCCTCCATCCTCCTGCGCGAGGGGGACGGACTGCGGCTGCGCGCGGCGGTGGGCGTGGGCGCCAACGAGGCCCTGGCCATGGGCGTGCAGCTGGGCCTGGACGAGGGGGTGAGCGGCCATGTGGCCCACGCGCGCCGGCCGCTGCTCGTGCACGAGGCCGCGCGGCATCCGGAGCTGCGCTCGGAGCTGGTGCGCCAGTTGGGCGTGCGCGCCGCCTACAGCGTGCCCCTGGAGCACGAGGGCGCGCTCGTGGGGGTGGCGCACATGTGCTCGCGCACCGTGTTCGACTTCAGCCCGTCGGATCAGCTGCTCTTCCGCGTGATCCTGACACGCGCCACCAACTTCATCGTGCAGGCGGAGCTGGCCGGGCGCGAGCGTCAGGCCCGCGCCTCCGCCCAGCGCTCGCTGGCCCAGCTGGCCACGCTGCTCGAGGCCTCCCCGGTGGGCATTGGCCTCCTGGACCGGGAGCTGCGCGTGCAGCACGTCAACGAGGCGCTGGCCCGGCTCAATGGCCCGCCCGTGGCCGAGCACCTGGGCCGCACGCTGCGCGAGGTGGCGCCGCCCTGGGCCGCCGAGCTGCTCGAGCCCCTGTTCCACCAGGTGCTGGACACGGGCCAGCCGGTGTCCAACCACGAGTTCTCACGTCCCCCGCGGCCCGGCGTGGCCGCGTCCCACTGGCTGGGCAACTACTACCCGGTGCGCGGCGGGGAGGGCGCGGTGGTGGGCCTGAGCTGCGTGGTGGTGGACATCACCCGCCAGAAGGAGGTGGAGACGGCCCTGCGCCGCTCGGGCGAGCTGCGCGAGCAGCTCATCGGCGTGGTGGGGCATGACCTGCGCAACCCCCTCAGCGCCATCAGCGCCTCGGCCACGCTCCTGCGGCGCGACGGGACCCTGAGCGCCGCCTCCCAGCGGGGCGTGGAGCGCATCCGCACCAGCGCGGCGCGCATGGCGCGCATGCTCAATGACCTGCTCGACTTCGCGCGCAGCACCCACGGCGGCCTGCCCGTGCAGCGCGAGCGGGTGGATCTGCACGAGCTCTGCCGGGGCGCGCTGGAGGAGCTTCAGGTGGCCCATCCCCGGCGGCGCCTGGAGCTGGAGACCCGGGGCCATGGCGGGGGGTGGTGGGACCCGGACCGGCTCGTCCAGGTGGTGGGCAACCTGGTGGGCAACGCCCTGCACCACGGCGACCCGGACGCGGCGGTCCACGTGCGCGTCCAGGACCTGGGCGATGACGTGGCCCTGTCCGTGCACAACGAGGGCGAGCCCATTCCGGCCGCGCTCCAGGCCACGCTCTTCCAGCCCTTCCGGCCGGGCACCACGGGCAAGGCCGCGCGGCGCAGCGTGGGGCTGGGGCTCTACATCGTGCAGCAGGTGGCGCGAGCGCACGGCGGCGCGGTGGAGGTCCACTCCGCGCCGGGTGAGGGCACCACCTTCACGGTCCGACTGCCGCGGGGCACCGACCCCGCGGGGACCTGA
- a CDS encoding aldo/keto reductase: protein METRKIGALEASVVGLGCNNFGWRLDAGATKTVVDTALDAGITFFDTAEIYGNGLSEEFLGRALGARRSQVVIATKFGARRDAPPGKGARPEAIRAAVEGSLQRLGTDHIDLYQLHVPDPETPIADTLGALDELVRAGKVREIGCSNFSAAQLRETAAGVKPGAARFVSVQNEYNVLHREPEPEVIPEMQRTHLALLPYFPLASGLLTGKYRPGQVAPAGSRLSEGGLADRFRTEANVARVEALHRFVESRGHTLLELAFSWLVARPTVASVIAGATSAEQVRANVAAAGWRLTADDLAQVDALIRA, encoded by the coding sequence ATGGAGACGCGGAAGATTGGCGCGCTCGAGGCGTCGGTGGTGGGACTGGGCTGCAACAACTTCGGCTGGCGCCTGGACGCCGGGGCCACGAAGACGGTGGTGGACACCGCGCTCGACGCGGGCATCACCTTCTTCGACACGGCGGAGATCTACGGCAACGGCCTGAGCGAGGAGTTCCTCGGCCGGGCGCTCGGCGCGCGTCGGAGCCAGGTGGTGATCGCCACCAAGTTCGGCGCCCGCCGCGACGCGCCTCCCGGCAAGGGCGCGCGCCCCGAGGCCATCCGCGCCGCTGTCGAGGGCAGCCTCCAGCGCCTGGGCACGGACCACATCGACCTGTACCAGCTGCACGTGCCGGACCCCGAGACGCCCATCGCGGACACGCTGGGCGCGCTGGACGAGCTGGTGCGCGCGGGCAAGGTGCGGGAGATCGGCTGCTCGAACTTCTCGGCGGCGCAGCTGCGCGAGACCGCCGCGGGGGTGAAGCCGGGCGCGGCGCGCTTCGTGAGCGTGCAGAACGAGTACAACGTCCTGCACCGCGAGCCCGAGCCCGAGGTGATTCCCGAGATGCAGCGCACGCACCTGGCGCTGCTGCCCTACTTCCCGCTGGCCAGCGGTCTGCTCACGGGCAAGTACCGCCCGGGCCAGGTGGCGCCCGCGGGCAGCCGCCTGAGCGAGGGCGGACTCGCCGACCGCTTCCGCACCGAGGCGAACGTCGCGCGGGTGGAGGCGCTGCACCGCTTCGTGGAGTCGCGCGGGCACACGCTCCTGGAGCTGGCCTTCTCGTGGCTGGTCGCCCGGCCCACGGTGGCGTCGGTGATCGCGGGCGCCACCTCGGCCGAACAGGTGCGCGCCAACGTGGCCGCGGCGGGCTGGCGGCTCACCGCCGACGACCTGGCCCAGGTGGACGCCCTCATCCGGGCTTGA
- a CDS encoding DUF962 domain-containing protein, producing MTERIPTYAEFWPFYLREHALPSTRWLHFLGTSLAVLTAGSAVATGNAGLLFPATLAGYGFAWVSHFFVEKNRPASFKYPLWSFVSDFRMAGLMLLGRLDKHLARAGVRDEDDQSGGHLQPVPVPVRSQHRRHGR from the coding sequence ATGACTGAGCGAATCCCGACCTACGCTGAGTTCTGGCCGTTCTATCTGCGCGAGCATGCCCTGCCGAGCACGCGCTGGTTGCACTTCCTCGGCACGTCGCTCGCGGTGCTGACCGCGGGGTCGGCGGTGGCCACGGGCAACGCGGGGCTGCTGTTCCCGGCGACGCTCGCGGGCTACGGCTTCGCCTGGGTGAGCCACTTCTTCGTGGAGAAGAACCGCCCGGCGTCCTTCAAGTACCCGCTGTGGTCGTTCGTGTCGGACTTCCGCATGGCGGGGCTCATGCTCCTGGGCCGGCTGGACAAGCACCTGGCGCGCGCCGGGGTGCGGGACGAGGACGATCAGTCGGGCGGGCACCTCCAGCCGGTACCGGTGCCCGTGCGCTCCCAGCATCGCCGGCACGGCCGTTAG
- a CDS encoding ornithine cyclodeaminase family protein, which translates to MSTLLLTRTDVQHAMDALTLLEEMRAAFRADSTRPGDEPPPASVATGLAGGLQVSLPGALPGIPACSVKVEHGDGRGVVHLYARDTGALLAVMEAGHLAALAQGVVGALAADVLARPDASRVALIGAGPSASMQLKSLRLVRGLQHVRVYDAQPVRGVDFAARMYKALNLPVRPAMSVEEAVEDADVVITATGSAEPLLFPGMVRAGTHISALGAQGPGRAEVAPGLLRQSSFFCDAPARAAVLGEAPVPTALGAVLAGAAPGRRDVAEVTIFGGMRPAWQDLVAAWHVYQGVRGDDAARRLDLEA; encoded by the coding sequence ATGAGCACGCTTCTTTTGACCCGCACCGATGTGCAGCACGCCATGGATGCCCTCACCCTCCTGGAGGAGATGCGCGCGGCGTTCCGCGCCGACTCCACGCGCCCGGGAGACGAGCCGCCGCCCGCCTCCGTCGCCACGGGGCTCGCGGGGGGGCTCCAGGTGTCCCTGCCCGGCGCGCTGCCGGGGATTCCCGCGTGCAGCGTGAAGGTCGAGCATGGAGACGGACGGGGCGTGGTGCACCTGTACGCGCGGGACACCGGGGCGCTCCTGGCGGTGATGGAGGCCGGGCACCTGGCGGCCCTGGCCCAGGGCGTGGTGGGGGCGCTGGCCGCGGACGTGCTCGCCCGGCCGGATGCCTCGCGCGTGGCGTTGATTGGCGCGGGGCCCTCGGCGTCCATGCAGCTCAAGAGCCTGCGGCTGGTGCGCGGCCTGCAACACGTGCGCGTGTACGACGCGCAGCCCGTGCGGGGGGTGGACTTCGCCGCCCGCATGTACAAGGCGCTCAACCTGCCGGTGCGGCCCGCCATGTCCGTGGAGGAGGCGGTGGAGGACGCGGACGTCGTCATCACCGCCACCGGCTCGGCCGAGCCCCTGCTGTTTCCCGGCATGGTGCGCGCGGGGACGCACATCTCCGCCCTGGGCGCGCAGGGGCCGGGTCGGGCCGAGGTGGCGCCGGGGCTCCTGCGCCAGTCCTCCTTCTTCTGTGACGCGCCCGCGCGTGCCGCCGTGCTGGGCGAGGCGCCCGTGCCCACGGCGCTCGGCGCGGTGCTGGCCGGCGCGGCGCCGGGCCGCCGGGACGTGGCCGAGGTCACCATCTTCGGCGGCATGCGGCCCGCCTGGCAGGATCTGGTGGCCGCGTGGCACGTGTACCAGGGCGTGCGGGGAGACGACGCCGCGCGGCGCCTGGACCTCGAGGCCTGA
- a CDS encoding acyl-CoA thioesterase, with amino-acid sequence MNDFPVSVRFPIHWVDLDAYGHVNNARYLTWFEAPRIAYMIRVGLVRPDMRRLDDGLGPIIATANVDYLRPVTFPAELEAGVRVTRIGTTSITMEYAVDDVNTGVRYARGGTVLVVLRYTDHAKVPVPPDVRAAIEALEGRAFTS; translated from the coding sequence ATGAACGACTTCCCCGTCTCCGTGCGCTTTCCCATCCATTGGGTGGACCTGGATGCCTACGGCCACGTGAACAACGCGCGCTACCTCACCTGGTTCGAGGCGCCCCGTATCGCGTACATGATCCGCGTGGGGCTGGTGCGGCCCGACATGCGGCGGTTGGACGACGGGCTGGGGCCCATCATCGCCACGGCGAACGTGGACTACCTGCGCCCGGTCACCTTCCCGGCGGAGTTGGAGGCGGGGGTGCGGGTCACCCGCATCGGCACCACCAGCATCACCATGGAGTACGCGGTGGACGACGTGAACACGGGCGTGCGCTACGCGCGCGGCGGCACGGTGCTCGTGGTGCTGCGCTACACGGACCACGCCAAGGTGCCCGTGCCCCCGGATGTGCGCGCCGCCATCGAGGCGCTCGAGGGCCGCGCGTTCACTTCTTGA
- the map gene encoding type I methionyl aminopeptidase, with amino-acid sequence MTDVSTARVPPAVLPKPNDVCWCGSGSKYKKCHRGADTVEARRRGPDAPARGVRPGIISPMRPVPAHIPRPDYAATGRPARGPLPPEVKNADVIARMRRACKAAAEVLNVTSTFLRPGITTDEIDALAHEEYIKRGGYPSPLNYHGFPKSLCTSVNEVICHGIPDNRALEDGDIVNLDITIYLDGVHGDCSATYFVGNVDEDSQRLVQVTRECLMRGIEAVKPGRPINDIGRAIEAHATAHKMGVVRAYCGHGIGERFHSSLQIPHHYDPEAKTIMEPGMTFTVEPMITLGHWHHRQWDDGWTAVTADGSRTAQFEHTLLVTDTGAEILTVA; translated from the coding sequence ATGACCGACGTCTCCACCGCCCGAGTCCCACCCGCTGTCCTGCCCAAGCCCAACGACGTGTGTTGGTGCGGCAGTGGCTCCAAGTACAAGAAGTGCCATCGGGGCGCGGACACCGTGGAAGCCCGTCGGCGCGGTCCCGACGCGCCCGCGCGGGGCGTGCGGCCGGGCATCATCAGCCCCATGCGGCCGGTCCCCGCCCACATCCCGCGTCCGGACTACGCCGCCACGGGCCGTCCCGCCCGGGGCCCGCTGCCGCCCGAGGTGAAGAACGCGGACGTCATCGCCCGCATGCGCCGCGCCTGCAAGGCCGCCGCCGAGGTGCTGAACGTGACGAGCACCTTCCTGCGCCCCGGCATCACCACCGACGAGATCGACGCCCTCGCGCACGAGGAGTACATCAAGCGCGGCGGCTACCCGAGCCCGCTCAACTACCACGGCTTCCCCAAGTCCCTGTGCACCTCGGTCAACGAGGTCATCTGCCACGGCATCCCGGACAACCGGGCGCTGGAGGACGGGGACATCGTCAACCTGGACATCACCATCTACCTGGATGGGGTGCACGGGGACTGCTCGGCCACGTACTTCGTCGGCAACGTGGACGAGGACAGCCAGCGGCTGGTGCAGGTGACGCGCGAGTGCCTCATGCGCGGCATCGAGGCGGTGAAGCCGGGCCGGCCCATCAACGACATTGGCCGGGCGATCGAGGCGCACGCCACCGCGCACAAGATGGGCGTGGTGCGCGCCTACTGCGGCCACGGCATCGGCGAGCGCTTCCACAGCTCGCTGCAGATTCCCCACCACTACGACCCGGAGGCCAAGACGATCATGGAGCCGGGCATGACGTTCACCGTGGAGCCGATGATCACCCTGGGCCACTGGCACCACCGCCAGTGGGACGACGGGTGGACGGCCGTCACGGCGGACGGCAGCCGCACGGCCCAGTTCGAGCACACGCTGCTCGTGACGGACACGGGCGCGGAGATCCTCACCGTCGCGTGA
- a CDS encoding epoxide hydrolase family protein: MPPRPYRIEVLDPVLADLHRRLDTTRFPEPLPGAPWAHGADVTYVRELCAHWRHKYDWRVHEAALNRWPQFLCEVDGVDLHFWHVRGQGPAPVPLLLSHGWPGSIYEFHHLIGPLTNPAGHGGDAADAFDVVIPALPGFGFGGKPRDEGWSPKRIAAAFDQLMTRELGYARYGAQGGDWGSHITMELGVNHAPHLLGIHLNMAMATPPEGQEDTEESRAALKAGAEWEKAEAAYKHQQGTKPMSVALGQADSPAGLAAWIVEKFRRWSDCDGDVERVFTKDWLLTNLMFYWAPNSIASAANIYFEANRRGPDLSSPVRVPTAVANFPKELRPMPRSWLEARFDLRRYTKMPRGGHFAAVEAPELLLEDVRAFFRTLR; encoded by the coding sequence ATGCCACCGCGCCCCTACCGCATCGAGGTTCTCGACCCGGTCCTCGCCGACCTGCACCGTCGGCTCGACACGACCCGCTTCCCCGAGCCCCTGCCGGGAGCCCCCTGGGCCCACGGCGCCGACGTCACGTACGTGCGCGAGCTGTGCGCGCACTGGCGCCACAAGTACGACTGGCGCGTGCACGAAGCGGCGCTCAACCGCTGGCCGCAGTTCCTGTGCGAGGTGGACGGCGTGGACCTCCACTTCTGGCATGTCCGGGGCCAGGGGCCCGCGCCCGTGCCCCTGTTGCTCAGCCATGGCTGGCCCGGGTCCATCTACGAGTTCCACCACCTCATCGGCCCCCTGACGAACCCCGCCGGGCACGGCGGCGACGCGGCGGACGCCTTCGACGTGGTGATTCCCGCGCTGCCCGGCTTCGGCTTTGGCGGCAAGCCCCGGGACGAGGGCTGGAGTCCCAAGCGCATCGCGGCGGCGTTCGACCAGCTCATGACGCGGGAGCTGGGCTACGCGCGCTACGGCGCCCAGGGCGGGGACTGGGGCAGCCACATCACCATGGAGTTGGGCGTGAACCATGCCCCGCACCTGCTGGGCATCCACCTCAACATGGCCATGGCCACGCCGCCCGAAGGCCAGGAGGACACCGAGGAGTCGCGGGCCGCGCTGAAGGCGGGCGCGGAATGGGAGAAAGCCGAGGCCGCCTACAAACACCAGCAGGGCACCAAGCCGATGTCGGTCGCGCTCGGCCAGGCGGACTCCCCGGCGGGGCTCGCCGCGTGGATCGTCGAGAAGTTCCGGAGGTGGAGCGACTGCGACGGGGACGTGGAGCGCGTCTTCACCAAGGACTGGCTGCTCACGAACCTGATGTTCTACTGGGCGCCCAACAGCATCGCGAGCGCGGCCAACATCTACTTCGAGGCGAACCGGCGCGGGCCGGACCTGAGCTCGCCGGTGCGGGTGCCCACGGCGGTGGCGAACTTCCCCAAGGAGCTGCGGCCCATGCCCCGGAGTTGGCTGGAGGCGCGGTTCGACCTGCGGCGCTACACGAAGATGCCACGAGGTGGCCACTTCGCCGCCGTGGAGGCGCCGGAGCTGTTGCTCGAGGACGTGCGCGCGTTCTTCCGCACGCTCCGTTAG
- a CDS encoding MBL fold metallo-hydrolase codes for MAKGSVFGGKAQGLRLERMAASRLFREGFFHNTTGVGSGLKPGTTFSTLGEFFRGGTARTPPGLLPTDSPLAAWTRPAETGLRATWLGHSTVLLEVDGLRVLTDPVWGERASPSAFMGPRRFQPMPVTLAELPPLDAVIVSHDHYDHLDHPTILELARTPVPFFTSLGVGAHLEAWGVPPERITELDWWESAEIGGGRITAAPSQHFSGRGLERNRTLWSSFVVEGPRHKVFFSGDTGLTEEYAEIRQRLGPFDLVMLEVGAWHPSWGDIHLGPENALQALELLGGGLLLPVHWGTFNLALHAWDEPAETLVRLGAERGTRLVMPRAGTAVEPSRVEGVDPWWRTVTRR; via the coding sequence ATGGCCAAGGGTTCTGTTTTCGGGGGCAAGGCCCAGGGGCTCCGGCTGGAGCGCATGGCCGCCTCACGCCTGTTCCGCGAGGGCTTCTTCCACAACACCACGGGCGTGGGCTCGGGGCTCAAGCCCGGCACGACGTTCTCCACGCTGGGCGAGTTCTTCCGCGGCGGCACCGCGCGCACGCCCCCGGGGCTCCTGCCCACGGACAGCCCGCTCGCGGCCTGGACGCGCCCCGCGGAGACGGGCCTGAGGGCCACGTGGCTCGGCCACTCCACGGTGCTCCTGGAGGTGGACGGCCTGCGCGTGCTGACGGATCCCGTCTGGGGCGAGCGCGCCTCGCCCTCGGCCTTCATGGGGCCCCGGCGCTTCCAACCCATGCCGGTGACGCTCGCCGAGCTGCCGCCCCTGGACGCGGTCATCGTCTCGCACGACCACTACGACCACCTGGACCACCCCACCATCCTGGAGCTGGCGCGCACGCCGGTGCCCTTCTTCACGTCCCTGGGCGTGGGCGCGCACCTGGAGGCCTGGGGCGTGCCCCCCGAGCGCATCACCGAGCTGGACTGGTGGGAGTCCGCCGAGATTGGTGGGGGCCGCATCACCGCCGCGCCCTCGCAGCACTTCTCCGGACGGGGCCTGGAGCGCAACCGCACCCTCTGGTCCTCCTTCGTCGTGGAGGGCCCGCGCCACAAGGTCTTCTTCAGCGGGGACACGGGGCTCACCGAGGAGTACGCGGAGATCCGCCAGCGGCTCGGCCCGTTCGACCTGGTGATGCTGGAGGTGGGCGCCTGGCACCCGTCCTGGGGCGACATCCACCTGGGGCCGGAGAACGCGCTCCAGGCGCTGGAGCTGCTCGGGGGCGGCCTGCTGCTGCCGGTGCACTGGGGCACCTTCAACCTGGCGCTTCACGCCTGGGACGAGCCGGCCGAGACCCTGGTGCGCCTGGGCGCCGAGCGCGGCACCCGCCTGGTGATGCCGCGCGCGGGCACCGCGGTCGAGCCCTCGCGGGTGGAGGGCGTCGACCCGTGGTGGCGCACCGTCACGCGACGGTGA
- a CDS encoding metallophosphoesterase, whose product MVKWLHPAQLIRTGLDALVAAVFGARADHRLIEAVVRPQPLYFDYSSESEQAAGEDFWLDYVSDTGDGWNPTYAVARLLAQPSLSLEDGTGQTHALPRGRILVLGGDQVYPGASRDTYEERLVQPYEEAMARSPAPSPDLFAIPGNHDWYDGLSSFMRLFCANRWLAGRRTRQSRSYFALKLPQGWWLVGTDVQLENDIDVPQVEYFRQLATHMGPTDRVILCNAEPAWILAATSHRPRGYLENNLDYLQEKVFGRRISLFLAGDLHHYRRHEDPDGRQKITAGGGGAFMHPTHTPKADQLRDGYTLRKSFPDERTSRKLARQNLLLIRHSPLFGLLTGALYLLLALATFTELGHHGLDRVPDAVRMVAASIVHRPWSLVLGLGTLGGMIALADPAFGRHRMLAGLLHGSAHIAAAFGVAWTSLYFIVSGLGICAGGPEMGVAFLDPTEAGCAGWVPLWTKFFLGCGLTFLGGFLVGPFIMGLYLTVSVNVFGTHSNEAFISLAIPDWKNFLRLRIERSGQLTVYPVGLERVPRQWRETDAGPYAPAYEPDDPKATAPVLIEPPIRVRPRG is encoded by the coding sequence ATGGTGAAGTGGCTGCACCCCGCGCAGCTCATCCGCACGGGCCTGGACGCGCTGGTGGCCGCCGTGTTCGGCGCCCGCGCGGACCACCGCCTCATCGAGGCCGTGGTGCGACCCCAGCCGCTCTACTTCGACTACTCGTCGGAATCCGAGCAGGCCGCGGGCGAGGACTTCTGGCTCGACTACGTCTCGGACACCGGCGACGGGTGGAACCCCACGTACGCCGTGGCGCGACTGCTCGCCCAGCCCTCGCTGTCGCTGGAGGATGGCACGGGCCAGACGCATGCCCTCCCGCGCGGCCGCATCCTCGTGCTCGGCGGCGACCAAGTGTACCCCGGCGCCAGCCGCGACACCTACGAGGAGCGCCTCGTGCAGCCCTATGAGGAGGCCATGGCGCGCTCGCCCGCGCCCAGTCCGGACCTGTTCGCCATTCCCGGCAACCACGACTGGTACGACGGCCTGTCCTCCTTCATGCGGCTGTTCTGCGCCAACCGCTGGCTGGCCGGGCGGCGCACGCGCCAAAGCCGCAGCTACTTCGCGCTCAAGCTGCCCCAGGGCTGGTGGCTCGTAGGCACCGACGTGCAGTTGGAGAACGACATCGACGTGCCCCAGGTGGAGTACTTCCGCCAGCTCGCCACGCACATGGGGCCCACCGACCGCGTCATCCTCTGCAACGCCGAGCCGGCGTGGATCCTCGCCGCCACGAGCCACCGTCCCCGCGGCTACCTGGAGAACAACCTGGACTACCTCCAGGAGAAGGTGTTCGGCCGCCGCATCAGCCTGTTCCTCGCGGGCGACCTGCACCACTACCGGCGGCACGAGGACCCCGACGGCCGGCAGAAGATCACCGCCGGGGGCGGCGGGGCCTTCATGCACCCCACCCACACGCCCAAGGCGGACCAGCTCCGCGACGGCTACACGCTGCGGAAGAGCTTCCCGGACGAGCGGACGTCTCGGAAGCTCGCGCGGCAGAACCTGCTGCTCATCCGCCACAGCCCGCTGTTCGGCTTGCTCACCGGCGCGCTCTACCTGCTGCTCGCGCTGGCCACGTTCACCGAGCTGGGCCACCACGGCCTGGACCGCGTCCCCGACGCCGTGCGCATGGTGGCCGCCTCCATCGTGCACCGGCCCTGGTCGCTCGTGCTGGGCCTGGGCACCCTGGGCGGGATGATCGCCCTGGCGGATCCCGCCTTCGGCCGCCACCGCATGCTCGCGGGCCTGCTGCATGGGAGCGCGCACATCGCCGCGGCCTTCGGCGTGGCGTGGACCTCGCTCTACTTCATCGTCAGCGGGCTGGGCATCTGCGCCGGGGGGCCGGAGATGGGCGTCGCGTTCCTCGACCCCACCGAGGCGGGCTGCGCGGGCTGGGTGCCCCTGTGGACCAAGTTCTTCCTCGGCTGCGGGCTCACCTTCCTGGGCGGCTTCCTCGTGGGCCCGTTCATCATGGGGCTCTATCTCACCGTGAGCGTGAACGTCTTCGGCACGCACTCCAACGAGGCCTTCATCTCGCTGGCCATTCCCGACTGGAAGAACTTCCTGCGCCTGCGCATCGAGCGCTCGGGCCAGCTCACGGTGTACCCCGTGGGCCTGGAGCGGGTGCCGCGCCAGTGGCGCGAGACGGACGCCGGCCCCTACGCCCCCGCCTACGAGCCGGACGACCCCAAGGCCACCGCCCCCGTGCTCATCGAGCCCCCCATCCGGGTGCGTCCCCGGGGCTGA
- a CDS encoding iron chaperone: MKKPKPATIDAYIAALPEAVRPIATQVREAIREAAPDSEETMKYDMPTFKLAGESLMYFAVWKKHVGLYAIYPGAEDFEARVGPYRAEKDTLQFPLNQPLPRELITYVVHAQRARLALKK, translated from the coding sequence ATGAAGAAGCCGAAGCCCGCCACCATCGACGCCTACATCGCCGCGCTGCCCGAGGCGGTCCGACCCATCGCCACCCAGGTGCGCGAGGCCATCCGCGAGGCCGCGCCCGACAGCGAGGAGACCATGAAGTACGACATGCCGACGTTCAAGCTCGCCGGCGAGTCACTCATGTACTTCGCCGTCTGGAAGAAGCACGTGGGCCTCTATGCCATCTACCCCGGGGCGGAGGACTTCGAGGCCCGGGTCGGGCCCTACCGCGCCGAGAAGGACACGCTGCAGTTCCCCCTGAACCAGCCCCTGCCGCGCGAGCTCATCACCTACGTGGTGCACGCCCAGCGCGCCCGGCTCGCGCTCAAGAAGTGA
- a CDS encoding type II secretion system protein GspG: MTPWLRRNLRPLLVVVGVLMLLGSAFAVGMIQVMERYHSDLAKDSTGLGLKNLQHALRRYHEAHQRFPTLQEGLQALVAAHQVGAEHLVDSWGRPYAYSLHEGGARVESLGADGLPGGTGDDADTGLEVPVPGCTSSPCVPGGVPH, from the coding sequence ATGACTCCCTGGCTCCGCCGGAACCTCCGGCCCCTTCTCGTCGTGGTGGGCGTGCTCATGCTGCTCGGGTCGGCCTTCGCCGTCGGGATGATCCAGGTCATGGAGCGCTACCACTCCGACCTCGCCAAGGACTCCACCGGACTCGGGCTCAAGAACCTCCAGCACGCCTTGCGGCGCTACCACGAGGCCCACCAGCGTTTCCCGACCCTCCAGGAGGGGCTCCAGGCACTCGTCGCGGCGCACCAGGTGGGGGCCGAGCACCTCGTCGACTCCTGGGGGCGCCCCTACGCCTATTCGCTCCACGAGGGAGGAGCCAGGGTCGAGAGCCTCGGGGCGGACGGGCTGCCGGGAGGCACGGGAGACGACGCGGACACCGGACTCGAGGTCCCCGTCCCCGGGTGCACGTCCTCCCCGTGCGTCCCCGGAGGGGTGCCCCACTGA